The sequence below is a genomic window from Salinispira pacifica.
TGAAAGCGCCAACCGCCTGCTCCAGGGTGAACCGGATGCCTATATTTTCGGCGGAGGGGATTTTGAAACAGATCCGCTGATCATGGACGATCTGCCCCTGATACGACTGGAACCGCTGGAATAAGCGCCGGTCAGCCGGCCTGCCAAATAATCGGGAGCTTCGCCGCGGCGGAGCTCCTTTTTTATTTCCCTTCACCCCGCCTTTTCAATCATGGATTCTGGTGTATACTGGGGCGGTTACCCCCCATTCAAGGAGTACCTGAATGAACAGTTTGCATCAGCGCATATTCGCCGCTACCATGGCTCTTTTGATCATAACCGCCGCCACCGCCGTTTCTCAGGAAGCTGAAGTGAGTTTCCTGTCGGGAGAAGTTCTTTGGGAAAACGGCAGAGGACCCAACAGGCTGCAGATCGGCGATGAGATTGCAGTAAGCGGATCCATCATCCTGGAAGGTGAATCCAGCGTTGAGCTGAACCTTGACGGAAACCGGGTCTTCCTGGGTGCAGCCGGCACCTACTCTCTGAGAAGAATTTACCGCATGACCGGCAGCCGCCGTCAGGAAAGCATACTCCAGTCTCTGGAGGGCAGATTCCGCCGGAACATCCAGGACAGGATCACAAGCGGAAGTGCGGCGGCGGGGGTTCGGGGGGACGACTCGGCGGGTGAAGAAGGCCCGGGAAGCATCTACTCCACCCCCACCGAGGAACTGTTCGCCCGGGGACTTGAGGCCCTCAGGGAAGAACGGATTCAGGATGCCTTCTTCATATTCGAGGAGGCCTACTACGCCGCCCCGCCGGAACAGTTCTCCCAGGCCGCCCTCTATTTGGCCTACTGCGAACAGCTGTTGGGGAATCTGGATGAAGCCGACGACCTCTACAATGACGTGACGCTTACCCGGGATGACGGGGCACTGTACGCTCTGTATGTTCTCAGCTCAGCGGAACTTCAGCTGAAACAGGGCCGGGGGGCTGAAGCCCTGGAAAACCTCAACGGCCTCATTGACGCTCACGGGAGAGACGGGTTCGCCATGGCTCCGGCGGACCTTCAGCAGGCATTGTATCTGCGGGGTCTCATCAGGTCCCGGCAGGGGAATGACGAAGGAATGAAATCGGACTTCAAAGCGGCTGCGGAAATCAATGCCAACCCTCAACTGACAATTGTCATTGAAGAGCTGCTCTGGGGGGACTTTTAACCATCCGGAAGCTCACAGCAGGTACAGCCGGAAAAAAAAAGCCCGCCCGGGTTAGATCCGGGCGGGCTTTTTTCCATTTTCATATGCTATTCATAATAGCGGAGATTCAACCTCACATTCGGCTCTTCAGTTTCCTGAGCCTTGAACTGAATCAGCGATCCTGTAGGAGTTTGTCCAATCGGTTCAAGCATAATATCCAGGGATTCATAGCCCTCTTTTACCCACTTGGACGCCGCTTCGCTCAGGTCCAGCTTGTAGGTGGCGCCCAGCTCGGTAAAGCTGATTTTTTCACCGAAGGGTTCGCTTTTGTTCAACATCTCTTCGTAATCCCCCGCTGAATCTTCTTTCCATTCATAGCCGGGATTGATAACCCGGGGCTGGAACACGGCTTTGTCTATTTCATCCCCTTCAACACTTCTGTATTCCAGAATCATGACTGCCTCACTGATAGAAAAACTATTCTGAATAAAATCCCTCATGTCGAATGCAAACACCGCTGCAAAAGGATCTTTCTCATCCCGATACAGGCCCGCAA
It includes:
- a CDS encoding tetratricopeptide repeat protein, producing the protein MNSLHQRIFAATMALLIITAATAVSQEAEVSFLSGEVLWENGRGPNRLQIGDEIAVSGSIILEGESSVELNLDGNRVFLGAAGTYSLRRIYRMTGSRRQESILQSLEGRFRRNIQDRITSGSAAAGVRGDDSAGEEGPGSIYSTPTEELFARGLEALREERIQDAFFIFEEAYYAAPPEQFSQAALYLAYCEQLLGNLDEADDLYNDVTLTRDDGALYALYVLSSAELQLKQGRGAEALENLNGLIDAHGRDGFAMAPADLQQALYLRGLIRSRQGNDEGMKSDFKAAAEINANPQLTIVIEELLWGDF